In a single window of the Trichoderma breve strain T069 chromosome 6, whole genome shotgun sequence genome:
- a CDS encoding ATPase family associated with various cellular activities (AAA) domain-containing protein: MSTSPSPASVLNFNALFDNPLFAGGIGLASLGAAAAFARKGSIVVLGAARRRLLVNVEISKQDPAYPWILAWLSQPRETPGFIASRLTRIHNLSVATATASRGPGAGGPINAHFFLQPGYGRHIVKFGKAFISVNREKHNTANMNTGEPHEIVQLTTLWAHRHVFEDLFREAHQLAAKANEGKTVVYSARGLEWSPLGDPRKKRPLGSVILDEGIKESIVGDVKDFLTRQQCGKSSFIQALAGELDFSVAMINLSEMGMTDDKLAYLLTKLPKRSLLLLEDADAAFVNRRQRDTDGYSGANVTFSGLLNALDGVAAGEERIAFLTTNHIERLDPALIRPGRVDMMLKIGEATRYQATQMWDRFYGDVDQDHSGRARFLERLEELGLFGQYKDGQASNRHTSAAAIQGLFLFNKNDMKGAIDMAEGLIPRKFEAEDPTPDGAIKTPV; the protein is encoded by the exons ATGTCTACTTCACCATCGCCTGCATCAGTGCTAAACTTCAATGCGCTCTTCGATAATCCTCTGTTCGCCGGAGGTATCGGCCTCGCCTCCTTAGGCGCTGCCGCAGCGTTTGCCCGCAAAGGATCAATTGTCGTCCTCGGAGCTGCTCGCCGCCGGCTTCTTGTCAATGTCGAGATAAGCAAACAAGATCCGGCATATCCCTGGATCCTCGCATGGCTGTCACAGCCTCGTGAGACGCCGGGCTTTATTGCCTCGCGGCTCACAAGAATTCACAACCTGTCAGTGGCGACTGCGACAGCTTCAAGAGGACCAGGAGCAGGCGGGCCTATCAACGctcatttctttcttcagccTGGATATGGACGCCACATTGTCAAGTTTGGCAAGGCTTTCATTTCGGTCAACAGGGAGAAGCACAACACGGCGAACATGAATACCGGAGAGCCGCATGAGATTGTCCAGTTAACCACCCTCTGGGCGCATCGACATGTGTTTGAAGACCTCTTTAGAGAGGCGCACCAATTAGCCGCGAAGGCTAACGAAGGAAAGACGGTAGTTTACTCTGCGCGCGGACTTGAATGGAGTCCACTTGGAGACCCTCGAAAGAAGAGGCCGCTCGGCTCAGTCATATTGGACGAGGGGATCAAGGAGAGCATAGTTGGCGATGTCAAAGATTTCTTGACAAGGCAACAGTG TGGCAAAAGTTCTTTCATCCAAGCGTTGGCGGGAGAGCTTGACTTCAGCGTTGCCATGATCAACCTAAGCGAAATGGGCATGACAGATGATAAATTGGCATACCTCCTCACAAAACTGCCCAAGAGAAGTCTGCTTCTGTtggaagatgcagatgccgCCTTTGTCAACCGCCGACAGCGAGACACGGATGGATACAGCGGTGCCAATGTCACCTTCTCAGGTCTTCTCAACGCCCTGGACGGTGttgcagctggagaagagcgcATCGCATTCCTTACGACCAACCACATTGAGCGCCTAGATCCTGCGTTGATCCGGCCAGGCCGAGTGGACATGATGCTCAAAATTGGCGAGGCCACAAGGTACCAAGCTACACAGATGTGGGATCGCTTTTATGGCGATGTTGACCAGGACCACTCTGGTCGGGCACGGTTCTTGGAACGACTGGAAGAGCTCGGCTTATTTGGGCAATACAAGGATGGGCAAGCTTCTAATCGGCACACAAGCGCTGCTGCTATTCAAGGATTGTTCCTGTTCAACAAGAACGATATGAAAGGTGCCATCGACATGGCTGAGGGTCTGATTCCAAGGAAATTTGAGGCTGAAGACCCAACTCCTGACGGAGCTATCAAGACACCAGTCTGA
- a CDS encoding amidase domain-containing protein: protein MAGGIVSTVVRVGDISYYMHPLNLSGSHIPIFGRDTIGEACTILTVDCHFPNVAELQAILDDFRTKDDVWSRDFIGTIIVQTTDIDLKLTANDKDILRSLGANDTRLIYNDAADVQLPQGPYFLHHGQLYQAYRLYPDTADAFIVATVPDNGDGFRSLDASAYGEQFPSALTVAVPSRLYYTKSCEKPYVGLRIAIKDIIDLKGLKTGASSRAYTELYPPKTESAETVKRLIDLGFVIVGKLKTTQFADSEWPTSDWVDYHGPWNPHGDGYLTPSGSSAGSASAVSTYKWLDMSLGTDTLGSIRSPSAAQGIFGMRPTLGAANTTGLVPYSSNWDTIGGFARTATEFKTLAQALYGSAETHDKVYEKPTKLIYLTDYWPVNHEESQKVMESFITWKRTRPEGTDESISDYFHHAFDWSANRDQWTGLLKPFIEEYTDKMGKPPILNPQVRFKVGYTPTVTEEQKEEGERLLEVYHDWFYEHVMPPAKDGYSSSIIVLPWTNGVPNYRDTYKDGPQEFTGQGFFFYNVGPYAQCPELIVPIGSTPYDSNLTQREEQLPAAVGFIAARGSDIMLADFVSKLFEDSHAIIESEQEQARLA, encoded by the exons ATGGCTGGAGGGATTGTGTCGACAGTTGTCCGAGTCGGCGACATATCTTACTACATGCACCCTTTAAATCTTTCT GGCTCTCACATACCGATCTTTGGCCGCGATACGATTGGCGAAGCGTGTACCATTCTTACGGTTGATTGTCACTTTCCTAACGTGGCTGAGCTCCAAGCCATTTTGGATGATTTCAGGACCAAAGATGACGTCTGGTCGCGGGATTTCATTGGGACCATAATTGTCCAGACAACCGACATTGACCTTAAACTCACGGCAAACGACAAGGATATTCTTCGTAGCCTCGGGGCTAACGATACACGTCTAATCTACAATGACGCAGCGGACGTTCAGCTTCCTCAGGGTCCTTATTTTTTGCATCACGGTCAGCTTTACCAAGCCTATCGGTTGTACCCGGATACTGCAGATGCCTTTATAGTGGCCACAGTTCCAGATAATGGCGATGG CTTTCGATCTCTTGATGCTTCTGCGTACGGAGAACAGTTTCCATCGGCTCTCACTGTCGCCGTACCCTCTCGCCTATACTATACCAAATCATGCGAGAAGCCGTACGTGGGCTTGCGCATAGCTATAAAAGACATTATAGACTTGAAAGGGCTCAAGACTGGAGCTTCCTCGCGTGCCTACACCGAGCTCTATCCACCCAAAACAGAAAGCGCGGAAACAGTCAAGCGGCTTATCGACTTGGGCTTTGTGATAGTTGGAAAGCTAAAGACTACACAATTTGCCGACTCAGAATGGCCAACAAGTGACTGGGTCGACTATCATGGGCCCTGGAATCCACACGGAGATGGCTATCTCACGCCCAGTGGAAGTAGTGCTGGAAGTGCTTCTGCCGTATCCACGTATAAGTGGCTTGACATGTCCTTGGGAACAGACA CTTTGGGGAGTATCAGATCCCCTTCGGCGGCTCAGGGAATTTTCGGAATGAGGCCCACGCTTGGAGCCGCAAATACCACTGGCTTAGTGCCGTACAGCTC CAATTGGGATACGATTGGTGGATTTGCCCGCACGGCAACGGAGTTCAAGACTCTCGCACAAGCACTCTACGGCTCTGCGGAGACACATGACAAAGTTTACGAG AAGCCAACAAAGCTTATCTACTTGACCGACTACTGGCCAGTCAACCATGAAGAAAGCCAAAAGGTCATGGAAAGTTTTATC ACTTGGAAAAGAACCCGTCCAGAAGGAACCGACGAATCCATCAGCGACTATTTTCATCACGCCTTCGACTGGTCTGCCAATCGTGATCAGTGGACAGGGCTTCTCAAACCGTTCATCGAAGAATACACGGATAAGATGGGTAAACCACCTATTCTCAACCCACAGGTTCGATTCAAAGT GGGATATACACCGACTGTAacagaagagcaaaaggaaGAGGGTGAGAGACTTCTCGAAGTATACCACGACTGGTTCTATGAGCATGTCATGCCGCCTGCCAAAGATGGCTACTCTAGCAGCATCATCGTTCTCCCCTGGACAAATGGCGTGCCAAATTATCGGGATACGTATAAGGACGGGCCGCAAGAATTTACAGGCCAggggttctttttttataacgTCGGCCCTTATGCTCAATGTCCGGAGCTCATTGTTCCTA TTGGTTCCACGCCATATGACTCAAATCTCACTCAACGGGAAGAACAACTTCCTGCCGCCGTTGGATTCATAGCTGCTAGAGGCAGCGACATTATGCTAGCTGATTTCGTTAGTAAACTCTTCGAAGATTCACATGCTATCATTGAAtcagaacaagaacaagccCGTCTTGCTTAG
- a CDS encoding ankyrin repeats (3 copies) domain-containing protein: MAHGIGFSIFFMLWLAGCASADGGDDFANNLASDLGPIIALFGERVVMQFMSQAMGIADCILLAVAPIGAITTVVSAIRVAGPAWLKSFIGRARENLSAAEIDVMSSTSKEACELWNGHSVVRCPGSADIYQFICLLPNGSNPDSLSQKDVHIRYEKLEEVESKKILQQIESGSQQNESSTSTQIEVVAPESTKNPAVISGVPVIRKRDTAKTDSSKTTSGKTDSGKTDSGTTYSGLSESDKTDKKEMIVVVESDESAPNLLLNCHDRVERGEIYLAATIGVILQLGALVYFGFITYHQPIKGKFLKDGKRVVDYAFPCAAGGTLLLVLGLFMCAWVVEKSTAEKCYKADKHQIFIVWLQKHHTVAEENMQESPIFGHTEKDAEDTKEKDEQTRERILENITFIGALISLIGFIAQFIGMRGLNWTASILQLGITIVVTIIRVIVRRGLGKSPIRTRLKSKSELDWFALSFGDIKSAPWAILDGIPRKGRENDASKDDSSPRWHVLTGDKQAYRSLRLEDDDSQQIEKTSMAHKMMVARQQLRNLSKWKSPAREEAARLTSAIETIAQTFLEQLPEGNYVWSIPAIYTGLSDKHVVEHVDIELEKKNDMRWQIKDGSERIEAILSLWLYSNPPGKLSGGNQSHQMRLYGSSEHKGRLSRDLHWWMPEVIAEMSTQPKAEIDKKKTTGTTVVGFTSEEGPVKSTDKDGEDSKYLVLECQEKQERLFSRDLLFSFLRAVAKMPEVTITSASSIQQMNYSKMTEDWKELKIKNDTISNLARKLEKIGFGTLSDIYFDIIVPLSLEQKLSNIKNVIDDATKQAQKYERACQWEKLVDSCCCLVNLALQFDLAKELRHEAVLQKSEGREEEELTKQLNILITKLKDEKFAKQANIPIPTRLLMKEWHYAMPFNAIIGPSPDNIRSLPESFQITDDHQQFMQEIESEKTLYFWDFEKLEKADAFGWSPLHYAANLQADNMRIVFSKEKEALNLRDFMGWTPLQHACLVGNERVVDMLLDRDAPIQIAGYDGITPMHCAVRSGNADILQMLVDKVKSGRQKYTGKGVVHVDRNERHPIHWAAVRGDVDSVWLLKDDISLKDRFGWTCLHLAAIYGHKDLLTCIIEDCGADINIGDNDSRTPLHLAIENKSLPAIPLLIEAGAQLDAKSKDGSTPLHIAVKEIETVRLLLKSGADKEATDLEGRTPLYQSLADGTIEVATLLVDEGANVATAAKDGRTPLHMALSLGSKGFGIAQRLLQSDSIKAADYARAKAKDEATPLHIAAEHGPSEAIELLHRLGADVDALDDFGQTPLLISIYKKKWEIAELLIKAGANVDADEREGYAPLLGAVAGGSDRIVQLLLKAKVDVDAVDEDGYSPLHLAVSQNEVNILQQLLKAGAKIDAVSEYRNQTPLHIAVRNKHSDIVKILLEKGASTTLYNSLDFSPLQHSLYIGNLELVQDFVAHDKKASVKAVLEKGKDGNTPMHTLCQWTYQESDEETMLKMLDELLSVSLEVDINAKNGEQLTPLDLAVSRAGDYRNFVCTLVRKGALSGSEETLEEFLIWKKDMGISDEMLE, translated from the exons CAGAGATCGACGTCATGTCATCAACGTCCAAAGAGGCATGCGAGCTTTGGAACGGGCACAGCGTGGTTAGATGTCCGGGATCGGCCGATATATATCAGTTCATCTGCCTTCTGCCAAATGGGAGTAATCCCGATTCTTTATCTCAAAAGGACGTTCATATTCGGTATGAGAAACTGGAGGAAGTAGAGAGTAAAAAGATTCTCCAGCAGATCG AATCCGGAAGTCAGCAAAATGaatccagcaccagcactcAAATAGAGGTTGTTGCACCTGAAAGCACAAAGAACCCTGCCGTGATCAGCGGTGTTCCTGTGATCCGAAAAAGAGACACTGCCAAGACCGATTCTAGCAAGACAACCTCGGGAAAGACTGACTCTGGAAAGACTGATAGCGGCACCACATATTCCGGGCTTTCGGAATCCgacaagacagacaagaaggaaatgattgttgttgttgaatCTGATGAGAGCGCACCgaatcttctcctcaattGCCACGATAGAGTCGAACGAGGCGAAATCTATCTTGCAGCCACTATCGGCGTGATACTACAGCTTGGTGCCCTTGTATAttttggcttcatcaccTATCATCAGCCTATCAAGGGCAAATTTTTGAAGGATGGCAAGAGAGTCGTCGACTATGCTTTTCCATGTGCCGCTGGAGGAACCCTTCTCTTGGTGCTCGGTCTTTTCATGTGCGCGTGGGTCGTTGAAAAGAGCACAGCAGAGAAGTGTTATAAAGCAGATAAACATCAGATTTTTATCGTATGGTTGCAAAAGCATCATACTGTGGCCGA GGAAAATATGCAAGAGAGTCCCATTTTTGGCCATACCGAAAAGGATGCCGAAGATacaaaggagaaggatgagCAGACTCGGGAAAGAATTTTGGAGAATATTACATTTATCGGCGCTCTCATTTCTCTCATTGGATTCATTGCACAATTTATTGGAATGAGAGGACTCAATTGGACAGCATCAATCCTACAGCTTGGCATCACAATTGTGGTGACAATTATAAGGGTCATTGTTCGACGTGGACTCGGAAAATCTCCGATTCGAACGCGGTTGAAGTCGAAATCTGAGCTGGATTGGTTTGCTCTGAGCTTTGGAGATATTAAATCGGCTCCCTGGGCAATACTTGATGGCATTCCTCgcaaggggagagagaatgaTGCTTCAAAAGACGACAGTTCTCCCAGGTGGCATGTCCTCACCGGAGACAAGCAAGCGTATCGCTCTCTGAGGCTAGAGGACGATGACAGCCAACAGATTGAGAAAACATCAATGGCCCATAAGATGATGGTGGCGCGACAGCAACTGCGAAATCTTTCCAAGTGGAAAAGTCCGGCccgtgaagaagctgctcgtTTAACATCCGCGATTGAAACCATTGCCCAAACATTTCTAGAACAATTGCCTGAAGGAAATTATGTGTGGAGCATTCCAGCAATTTATACTGGGTTATCAGATAAACATGTCGTTGAACATGTCGATATAGAacttgagaagaaaaatgatATGAGATGGCAGATCAAAGATGGAAGCGAGAGAATCGAGGCAATTCTCTCTCTATGGCTGTACTCCAACCCGCCTGGGAAACTTTCTGGCGGTAATCAGTCTCACCAGATGCGGCTGTATGGATCAAGTGAGCACAAGGGCCGCTTGTCCCGAGATCTTCATTGGTGGATGCCAGAAGTCATCGCTGAAATGTCTACGCAACCCAAAGCTGAAatagacaagaagaaaacgactGGTACGACGGTAGTCGGGTTCACCTCAGAAGAAGGACCCGTCAAGTCTACAGACAAAGACGGGGAAGATTCAAAGTATCTCGTTCTCGAGTGCcaagaaaagcaagaaagGCTTTTCTCCAGGGACTTGTTGTTCTCATTTTTACGCGCAGTCGCAAAGATGCCTGAAGTCACCATCACAAGCGCGTCGAGCATACAACAGATGAACTATAGTAAGATGACAGAAGACTGGAAAGAGCTGAAGATTAAAAACGACACTATTTCCAATTTGGCCAGGAAACTTGAGAAGATCGGATTCGGGACGCTATCGGATATATATTTCGATATTATTGTGCCCTTAAGCCTCGAGCAGAAACTAAGCAACATCAAGAACGTCATTGACGATGCCACAAAGCAGGCACAAAAATATGAACGAGCATGCCAATGGGAAAAGCTAGTTGATAGTTGCTGTTGTCTCGTTAACTTGGCTCTACAATTTGATCTAGCAAAGGA GTTGCGTCACGAAGCAGTGCTCCAGAAGTCGGAAGggcgggaggaggaagagcttaCCAAACAATTGAACATTCTAATAACAAAATTAAAGGACGAAAAGTTCGCAAAGCAAGCTAATATCCCAATACCGACGAGGCTGCTAATGAAGGAATGGCACTATGCGATGCCTTTCAATGCAATAATTGGTCCTTCACCTGACAACATAAGATCATTGCCGGAGAGTTTCCAAATCACCGATGATCATCAACAGTTTATGCAAGAAATCGAGTCGGAGAAAACTCTATACTTCTGGGACTTCGAAAAGCTCGAAAAGGCAGACGCCTTTGGTTGGTCGCCGCTTCATTACGCGGCCAACTTACAAGCCGACAACATGCGCATAGTCTTTTCtaaggaaaaagaagctctCAACCTTCGAGACTTTATGGGATGGACGCCCTTACAGCATGCTTGCCTCGTAGGAAACGAGAGAGTAGTGGACATGCTACTGGATCGCGACGCTCCAATTCAGATTGCCGGATATGATGGGATTACGCCAATGCACTGTGCTGTTCGAAGTGGAAATGCCGATATTCTGCAAATGCTGGTCGATAAAGTCAAATCAGGACGCCAGAAATATACTGGAAAGGGCGTGGTCCACGTGGATCGCAACGAGAGACATCCGATTCACTGGGCTGCAGTCAGGGGAGATGTGGACTCAGTCTGGCTCCTAAAGGACGACATTAGTCTCAAGGATCGATTCGGTTGGACCTGTCTACATCTAGCCGCGATATATGGACACAAGGACTTACTGACATGCATCATTGAAGATTGCGGAGCAGACATTAACATCGGCGACAATGATTCCCGTACACCTCTGCATCTCGCAATCGAAAACAAGTCATTGCCGGCGATCCCTTTGCTAATCGAAGCTGGTGCACAACTCGATGCCAAATCAAAAGATGGCTCAACTCCGCTTCACATCGCAGTTAAAGAGATTGAAACTGTACGGCTGCTTCTGAAAAGTGGCGCTGATAAGGAAGCAACTGATCTAGAAGGACGGACGCCACTCTATCAATCCCTGGCAGATGGTACAATCGAAGTTGCTACACTTTTGGTGGACGAGGGTGCAAACGTTGCGACAGCGGCAAAGGATGGGAGAACGCCACTACATATGGCTCTTAGTCTTGGGTCAAAGGGATTCGGCATTGCACAAAGACTTCTTCAATCTGATTCAATTAAAGCCGCTGATTATGCCAGGGCTAAAGCCAAAGACGAAGCAACTCCACTACACATAGCAGCAGAGCATGGCCCATCCGAAGCTATAGAGTTGCTACATCGACTTGGAGCCGATGTTGACGCGCTGGACGATTTCGGACAAACGCCGTTGCTCATATCAATctacaagaagaaatggGAGATTGCAGAACTGCTGATCAAAGCTGGTGCCAatgttgatgctgacgaAAGAGAGGGATACGCACCTCTACTTGGTGCAGTTGCAGGAGGAAGCGACAGAATTGTGCAACTACTGTTGAAAGCCAAGgtcgatgttgatgctgttgatgaagatggatattCGCCACTGCATCTTGCAGTCTCTCAAAACGAAGTCAATATCCTCCAACAGTTGTTAAAAGCGGGCGCGAAAATTGATGCTGTTAGTGAGTATCGTAACCAAACGCCATTACACATTGCTGTTCGCAATAAACACAGTGATATTGTAAAGATCTTGCTCGAGAAGGGAGCCAGCACCACATTATACAACTCTCTCGACTTTTCGCCGTTACAACACTCGTTGTATATCGGTAACCTTGAGCTTGTGCAAGATTTTGTTGCACATGATAAGAAAGCAAGCGTGAAAGCGGTTttagaaaagggaaaagacgGCAACACTCCAATGCACACTTTGTGTCAATGGACCTATCAGGAGAGTGATGAAGAAACCATGCTCAAAATGCTTGATGAACTTTTAAGCGTTAGCCTGGAGGTTGACATTAACGCCAAGAATGGTGAACAATTAACTCCGTTAGATTTGGCAGTTTCTAGAGCAGGAGATTATCGCAATTTCGTATGCACGTTGGTGAGAAAGGGTGCATTGTCAGGTTCGGAGGAAACATTGGAAGAATTCCTAATCTGGAAGAAGGATATGGGCATTAGCGATGAGATGCTTGAATGA